The Arachis hypogaea cultivar Tifrunner chromosome 16, arahy.Tifrunner.gnm2.J5K5, whole genome shotgun sequence genome contains a region encoding:
- the LOC112758540 gene encoding 3-ketoacyl-CoA synthase 1 → MAAAGNSIDMDKERLTAEMDFRDSSSAVIRIRRRLPDFLQSVKLKYVKLGYGYSCNPATLLIFALILPLLLSLIGLNLHDLRLDTHALTRLAFSAALLFLFGLYYATRPPPVYLVDFSCYKPSKERKISVESFLKMTEENGAFDENAIQFQRRISTKSGLGDETYLPSGITSRPPNLSMEEARLEAEAVMFGALDALFAKTGLNPRDIDILIVNCSLFNPTPSLSAMIVNHYKLRTNIKSYNLSGMGCSAGLISIDLAKDLLKANPNSYAVVVSTENITLNWYFGNERSMLLCNCIFRMGGAAVLLSNKRRDRARSKYELVHTVRTHKGADDKNYNCVYQREDETGKIGVCLARELMEVAGDALKTNITTLGPLVLPLSEQLMFFVSLVRRKVMKGRNRVKPYIPDFKLAFEHFCIHAGGRAVLDALQKNLGLSEWHMEPSRMTLHRFGNTSSSSLWYELAYTEAKGRVKKGDRVWQIGFGSGFKCNSAVWKALRGLPVLHDWRGNPWDDSIHTYPRHPSP, encoded by the coding sequence ATGGCTGCAGCTGGTAATAGCATAGACATGGATAAGGAGAGATTAACGGCTGAGATGGACTTCAGGGACTCTTCCTCCGCCGTCATCAGAATCCGTCGCCGGTTACCGGATTTCCTACAATCGGTGAAGCTCAAATACGTCAAATTGGGGTACGGCTACTCATGCAACCCCGCCACCCTCCTCATCTTTGCTCTCATCCTCCCACTCCTCCTCTCACTCATCGGCCTCAACCTCCACGACCTCCGCCTCGACACCCACGCGCTCACGCGCCTCGCCTTCTCCGCGgccctcctcttcctcttcggcCTCTACTACGCCACGCGCCCACCTCCTGTCTACCTCGTCGACTTCTCCTGCTACAAGCCCAGCAAGGAACGCAAAATCTCCGTGGAATCGTTCCTCAAGATGACGGAGGAGAACGGCGCGTTCGACGAAAACGCCATCCAGTTCCAGCGGCGGATCTCCACCAAATCCGGCCTCGGCGACGAGACCTACCTGCCGAGCGGGATCACTTCCCGCCCTCCGAACCTGTCCATGGAAGAAGCGCGCCTCGAAGCAGAAGCCGTTATGTTCGGAGCACTGGACGCTCTGTTCGCCAAAACAGGGTTGAATCCCAGAGACATTGACATCTTGATCGTGAATTGCAGCCTCTTCAACCCTACCCCTTCTCTCTCCGCCATGATCGTCAACCACTACAAGCTCAGGACCAACATCAAGAGCTACAACCTGAGCGGCATGGGATGCAGCGCCGGATTAATCTCCATCGACCTCGCCAAGGATCTCCTCAAAGCGAACCCCAACTCCTACGCGGTGGTGGTGAGCACGGAGAACATAACTCTGAACTGGTACTTCGGGAACGAGCGGTCCATGCTCCTCTGCAACTGCATTTTCAGGATGGGCGGCGCCGCCGTGCTTCTGTCGAACAAGCGGCGGGACAGGGCGCGATCCAAGTACGAGCTGGTTCACACGGTGAGGACGCACAAGGGCGCGGACGACAAGAACTACAACTGCGTGTACCAGAGAGAAGACGAGACGGGGAAAATTGGAGTGTGCCTAGCGAGGGAGCTGATGGAGGTGGCCGGAGACGCACTGAAAACAAACATAACGACTTTGGGGCCGTTGGTGCTGCCGCTTTCGGAGCAGTTGATGTTCTTCGTGTCGTTGGTGAGGAGGAAAGTGATGAAGGGGAGGAACAGGGTGAAGCCTTACATACCGGACTTCAAGCTGGCGTTCGAGCACTTCTGCATCCACGCGGGTGGGAGGGCGGTTCTTGATGCGTTGCAGAAGAACCTGGGGCTGAGCGAGTGGCACATGGAACCTTCCAGAATGACGCTGCACCGCTTCGGGAACACTTCGAGTAGTTCCCTCTGGTACGAGCTGGCATACACAGAGGCGAAGGGGAGGGTCAAGAAAGGCGACAGGGTTTGGCAGATTGGATTCGGCTCCGGCTTCAAGTGCAACAGCGCAGTCTGGAAGGCCCTCCGTGGACTCCCCGTACTCCATGACTGGCGTGGCAACCCCTGGGACGATTCCATTCACACCTATCCTCGTCACCCATCCCCATAG
- the LOC112758541 gene encoding heterogeneous nuclear ribonucleoprotein Q, translating into MSEGAEVNERVDIDEENYMEEIDDDVEEQIDDHGQEAPEPPHEHKGSPAEAAAKDQLPEQEQERSDTAAEILQDGQKPSSVNEDEEKEKHDELLALPPHGSEVFIGGLPRDAHEDDLKALCEPMGDVLEVRLMKDKDTGENRGYAFVAFKTKEVAQKAIEDIHNKEFKGKTLRCSLSETKHRLFISNIPKTWTEDEFRKHVEAVGPGVENIELIKDPQNPTRNRGFAFVLYYNNACADYSRQKMSIASFKLGGNTPNVTWADPKISPDHSSSSQVKALYVKNIPENVTTEQLKELFRRHGEVTKVVMPPGKAGGKRDFGFIHYAERSSVLKAVKDTEKYEINGQVLEVVLAKPQTDRKAEVSYAYNPVLHPSHLIHPGYGSFSGNLYGSLAAGYGVATGYQQPMIYGRGPMPAGMQMVPMVLPDGQIGYVLQQPGVQAPPARPRRTDRNNGPSGQPGRAGGGGSEESNRNRRYRPY; encoded by the exons ATGTCCGAGGGTGCGGAGGTCAATGAGCGTGTCGACATTGATGAGGAGAATTATATGGAAGAgattgatgatgatgttgaagaaCAGATAGATGACCATGGACAAGAAGCACCTGAACCTCCACATGAACACAAGGGGTCACCTGCTGAGGCTGCTGCTAAAGATCAGTTGCCTgaacaagaacaagaaagaagTGACACTGCTGCTGAAATTCTCCAAGATGGGCAGAAACCATCTTCTGTCAATGAAGATGAGGAGAAGGAAAAGCATGATGAACTTCTTGCCCTTCCTCCTCATGGTTCTGAAGTCTTCATTGGTGGGCTTCCTCGCGATGCGCATGAAGATGATTTGAAGGCACTGTGCGAGCCAATGGGTGACGTTCTAGAG GTGCGACTAATGAAAGACAAGGACACCGGCGAAAACAGGGGTTATGCTTTTGTGGCTTTTAAAACAAAGGAGGTAGCACAAAAGGCCATTGAAGACATACACAACAAGGAATTTAAG GGCAAAACCTTGAGGTGTTCACTGTCTGAAACAAAACACAGATTGTTCATTAGTAACATTCCAAAGACTTGGACGGAGGATGAGTTCAGGAAACATGTCGAGGCTGTTGGTCCGGGTGTTGAAAACATCGAGCTCATCAAG gACCCCCAAAACCCCACTAGGAATCGTGGGTTTGCTTTTGTTTTGTATTACAATAATGCATGTGCTGACTATTCGCGGCAAAAGATGTCAATTGCAAGTTTTAAGCTGGGTGGTAATACCCCAAATGTCACATGGGCAGATCCAAAGATCTCACCTGATCATTCTTCATCTTCACAG GTTAAAGCTCTATATGTTAAAAACATACCTGAGAATGTTACTACTGAACAACTAAAAGAACTATTCCGGCGACATGGAGAAGTGACAAAAGTGGTCATGCCACCTGGTAAAGCTGGAGGGAAACGTGATTTTGGTTTCATTCATTATGCAGAGCGGTCAAGTGTATTGAAAGCTGTCAAAGATAcagaaaaatatgaaattaatg GCCAAGTGCTTGAAGTTGTTCTTGCCAAGCCTCAAACTGATAGAAAAGCTGAAGTTAGTTATGCCTACAATCCTGTACTTCATCCAAGCCATCTTATACATCCCGGATATGGTAGTTTTTCTGGAAACCTTTACGGCTCTTTAGCTGCAGGATATGGTGTTGCTACAGGTTATCAACAG CCAATGATTTATGGGAGAGGTCCAATGCCGGCAGGAATGCAGATGGTTCCAATGGTATTACCAGACGGTCAAATCGGCTATGTCCT TCAACAGCCTGGTGTACAGGCACCACCGGCCCGACCTCGCAGAACTGATCGGAACAATGGTCCAAGTGGTCAACCGGGCCGAGCAGGAGGTGGTGGCAGCGAAGAAAGCAACCGTAATAGAAGGTACCGACCCTATTAG